Part of the Pseudomonas lijiangensis genome is shown below.
CAGAACGCTGGAAGACCCCGCTGCGTCAGACGACCTAAAGGCCAGCGGCTTTCAGGCGTGCAGCGTGGTCGAGGAAGAGCTTTACAGGGTTCGCCCCCTTACCCACAAGGCCGAAGGTCTGGTTGACGATATCGAAGTGGTCGAGGGGAAAGTCATCACCGATCACGGTGCCCAGGTGTGAGCTGAAACGCCCGACCATACCATCGCACTGGCCCTTTTCCTTGACGAAGGTGCGGGCGAAGATCCGGCAGGTGACGTTGGTCCCGTCGATCAGGTTGCGCCCACGGTTGGTAACGCCCGGCTGAAGGATCCCGGACCAGGAGTAATAACGCACCCCATTGACCAGTTCCTCACCCTGCCCGCCCCAGGTATGCGGCAGCCCCTGAGGGTATTGCCGGTTGAACAGTGCTACCCCGGTCGTGGTCAGGGATTGGTGGGAGGCCGAGATATTCATCGGCAACTTCGGCCCGCGATACCCGGTTTCAAACACCGTGATCGTCCAGGACAGCAAACCGATCACCGCATTCACCACACGCCCGCCCGCACTGCCTACCGGGAAAGTACGCTCCAGATAATCCGCCAGTTCGGAACCATGATTGGGACCGGCCACGGAAGTCACCGAAGCCACCAGATCCGGGCGCTTGGCGGCGACATAACGAACCGTCAGCGCGCCCTGGCTATGGCCGATCAGGTTGACCTTGGACACACCGGTTTCGCGGATGGTCTTCTCGACGACCTTGAGCAACTGTTCTCCACGTATCTCGGTGGAGTTGACCCCGGAAACCATCACCGGAATCACCG
Proteins encoded:
- a CDS encoding esterase/lipase family protein; the protein is MAQEQATRYPLLLVPGLLGFVRLLVYPYWFGIIKALERGGATVIPVMVSGVNSTEIRGEQLLKVVEKTIRETGVSKVNLIGHSQGALTVRYVAAKRPDLVASVTSVAGPNHGSELADYLERTFPVGSAGGRVVNAVIGLLSWTITVFETGYRGPKLPMNISASHQSLTTTGVALFNRQYPQGLPHTWGGQGEELVNGVRYYSWSGILQPGVTNRGRNLIDGTNVTCRIFARTFVKEKGQCDGMVGRFSSHLGTVIGDDFPLDHFDIVNQTFGLVGKGANPVKLFLDHAARLKAAGL